Sequence from the Ammospiza nelsoni isolate bAmmNel1 chromosome 7, bAmmNel1.pri, whole genome shotgun sequence genome:
GAATTTTCTACTGATCCCTCTGTTATGGGGTGCACTTGGGATACTTGCCTTATTTAATCCAGGGTGCTGTTTTTTCACAGGCACAATGACACAGTAATATACCAGCACATACCCAAACACCACCCAAAACCACCTAACACAAATATATGTGGATTGAGCAGAATACTCTTGCCCACAACACCTACCTATATTTTCACTGGGAACACTGTGCTCTctagggttttttgtttcttttttttctgtgcaactTTCTTTTTAGTATTaggataaaaaaaaccctgccaaaacccaacacacacaaGAAATCTTAAGAACCAAAGAGTTTGTATGTGTATGCTTAGCATAAATGTAAGATACATAAATCCAGTCTGCAGGTCACGCGGATGACTCAGTGTTGCATTTTAACGAAGTTATCATCTATAAATCAAACCATTTTATCCACTTAGGACTTTAATTTGAAAGCTAAGGAAAGAGTATCAAGGTAAGCAGCACATTGAATGGGAGGTCAGAAAAAGTGATGGCCAAGATAATAAAACCTATATTTTTGAGACAGAATTTTTAATAACTTGCTTGTCTGATATGGTGCTTGCCAATTTCTTGCTTTTAACAGCACCACGACAGAATTGGTGAAACTAAGCTCCATGATTTAGCAAAAGCAACAGCTAGAGAATTGCCACAGAAAGGGTACTGTTTAGGAATTAGGCTTATGGAAAGTGGCAAGTGAGCCTGTAACAATACTCACTTTCAGATCTTTAACCGTGCTTTAAGCCTCTAGCAGGCAGATTTCTTTCTGAGACAAATTATAAACAAAGCTCGTACATAATCTGAAGTTGGCAGACCTTTAAACAAGGAGAAAGAGGACCTGCTGTGCCAGATAACCACACAGATGCTctgtgaaaaaaacaacaaaaagagtTACTTAAGATGCAGCTGTCAGACTCTGACAGTGGGCATCTTCATCTCAGAGTGACCAATGTGGCACATAAAAGGATTCCATTTCATGGTCACAATAAATCCTGTCAGTCCAATGCAGGGCACAGAATTATGAATTTGTTTAGAAGCTTCACAACTTTGACAGCTTCTACATTTGTATCATTCGTATGGACAGTTTTTGGGATTTATTCCTGCTGGTTCTTCAATCACTAAATGAAATGTCCAAATCAATCTAGAAACCAATCTGGAGCTGAGTAAACAGCTCAAACTGCCGTTAATTTCACGACTTTTTATATCCTTTAATGTGTTTGCATTTTCAGCAGCTATTTTCTGGTTTAAGTCACGAGCACAAGTTTCTCGCGTGGGTCAGACGGAGGCGGCAGCGGCTGCAGCCCGCGCACCGCTCCCGGCTCCGCACCCGCGGCACCGCCGGGCTCGCAGCGCCCCCCGGCGGCGGCGCCTCGGCTGCGTTCTGGGCTGTTCATTAACACACAAAACTGCACGTCATTTCATTGCAAATGTTTCCAAGGATAAAAAAAAGTTCCAAGTCACAGAACAGGTGAGAAGGCAGCAGCGTAGTCTCAGGCCTTATCTCTAGGGCACCGTAAGTCACTTTGAACTTAGCTTTGTTCCTCTCTCACTGGGGTTTTAGCTGTCAATAAAGGCTGGGGTATATTTGGTTAGTCACCATCCTTACTGAACAAAAGGAATTTATACTGTTTACCCACTAAAACACGCACTttggctgagccctgctcctttcccttgAAACCATCACTCCCTCCAGAGGAATCCCAGACATTTCCAAAGAAGCAATTTCCTCTGCAGATGGAAGAAGagcatttcagtattttaaagcCATGGTCATGTGTTATGAAGCATCACAAAGTGATGCTCTGCTTGTGCTCCTGGATACTACAGTGTGGCGTCAGAGCAaccttgaaattcagttttGGCTTTTACTTTATCCATTAAGAAAACCTTACATTTGTGAGCTGGATTACTTTAAGACTCTGAAACAAGCACAGACACTGCACGTTTTTTGCAACAACATTTATTCTAGGTATATCAAGACTTAAATCTTATTGAAAGCAGCTACATCCATTGATTGTACATAATCTTCAAAAGCTGTTATTCTCTCTTCCAGCATATCTGTTCCAACTTTATCATCTTCAACAACACACTGGATCTGAAGCTTTTTGATACCATAGCCAACAGGTACTAGCTTggctgcaaaacaaaaaaaataacatttagtACTCCTTTATTGGTGGAATCTCTTAAAGCAGGAATATATAAAAACAGTCTTTGCAGGAAACAGTCTTTGGTCCACATTATGGACCATCTAATTAACAACCAGCATTCATTACAACTGATTGAAAAAGCTTCTTTCTGTGGACCTCCACCCCTTTCCAAACCAGTGATGTGGGCGGGTAAAGGTGTTTGTTTGCTGCATCAGGAATTGTACAAGGAgatgcaggagagcagagcttaAGTCCTATAGCTTTTAAAACCTGTATTTGAATCTTAACCAGCCACTGCACTAACACACCTTTTCTGACCATGTGATGACACGAAGTACTGCAGTTCCCCGAACAGCTGCCTACATTTCACAGATCAGCAGTGACCCCAAGTCCCACTACTCATACTCTATCCCAAGGGCCTGcactctccctctccctgctctgaaatCTGCCCATACTTACAAGACCCCCAGACCAAGCCATCTGCTTGAATGCTTCGCACACACTCCTCCAGCTTGGCCATGTCTGTCTCATCATCCCAAGGTTTCACATCAAGCAGGATTGATGACTTGGCAATAACAGCTGGttctgggggaagaaaatcaccaTGAAAAGATAGGCATCTTCCAAAAACTCATGAATGTATTTGCAAACTGGTTTTACTAGAGCAACTTATCTAATTTCATGAACAAGAACTTGCTCACATTGCTGTGACAAGCCTCTGGGACCCACACAGATTTCTTCAGTACTGCAGCTGTATACATCCAAAGGTTCAATATGCAGATACATTATGTATACACAGATTTAAGTAGATGACAGTGTTTGTTACAGAGAAAGTCCTTCTCAGATCATCTGAGAAGGAGCCTAATGCTGTGTAACAGTTTATTTTCCACAGAGGGAATACTGCAACTGCTACAGTTCTGAACAGTTCCAGACCAGTAGCTGTGGAGTAACTTGTGTACTGCAGCAGTTTCTAAACTTTTATCTCCATGTATGTACAAAGCCCAGTCTCTGGAAAGAACAAGCAGGAGGGCATGAACCAGAACAAAAAGCATGTTAACATTCCTATTTGCTATGGGAAGGCTGAGCTCACGGGCAATCCAAGTGAAGCTAATTACTCCTGTCTCATTCCAGTCAAGCTGATCTATTATTACAGTTAATTAGCCTTTCTAGCCATCCTGTCCAAATGCATTAAAATTAACTCGGGCATAAAGATTAGAAAGCTCTTGGCACACATACTTTTGGATTTCTTTGATTCATACTGGGCCAGACGTTCTTCCCTCAGTTTCTTTGCTTCTTCACTTTCCTGAAAGAGAAATTTACAGTTACAGAAAAGCATTAAACCTCCACATCTCCAAAGCACTACTAAACTGACTGGCATCTACTCAGATAAAAACAAATCATCACACCTGTCAGCCGAAAGATggtgatttttgttttactcaTCATGTAACCAGTCAAAGTTGGACAGCTCACCCCACTCCAGCCCATTACTTTCTAACTTTTGAGTTTTTACCTTCCAAGCTTTCCAATTCTGCAAAGATAGCTATAGTTGAGAATTGCAAGGTCAGAAATATAAGTAATTTCAACTAGGTCAAGGTGAAGATCTGCCTATGTGGTTATTTCTGAAAAGCAATAAGCAATAATAATACAAAAAGGTCACAAGTACCTCCTCATCATCAGATCCAAAAAGGTCAATGTCATCATCATCCTTGGTATCTGTGGCCGCGCCTGTGGTATCCTCAACATCAGCAGGACCGTATTTTCCCAAAGCCTTCTTTACTCCTGGCAAGCTGAAAGAAGAATGCAGGCAATTAGGAACCTCCTCAAATGTCAATACAATCACTGCCAGTTTATCAATGCACCTACAAATACATCtataatgaaaaacttgtgcTGAAAAGAGCAAAAAACCAATTCTGCTGCTTGAAATTAGAACCTCATGGAAGACAGCCCCTAATGCTTCTGACATGCCAGCCAAGCAATCTGTGAATATGGGATCTGCTGTAGCTTATCAAAGCTGGTATGATCCTGCCCAGCTAAGTACATGGATAGGAAAAGCTTTCTTATTGAAATCCTTTATCTGCATGATGTTCTGCCCAGGAGAAATTGCCAACTACTTGTTCATAGGTCCCTAGAACTACTTTCACTTGTTCAAAACTTAGTAAGTTACTAAAAACACATTAATGCAAGGTAACTGCTATTTTCTTATGTTTTAATGAACACTTTACCCTAAACTCTTACTCTCAACAAGACAAATGACCCGAACTCCCTGCATTTACCTTCTCTTGCAGCTCACATAGACCTGTTATCTTACATTAAGCTCATAACTGTATTGCTAACATGAATGGCTGTTACTGAAGCCATAAAATTAGTTTTGGATTTCAGGAACCATAAATAGTTTCCAGATACTTTGTAAAACCACTTCAGAATTTCAGTCTCCTTTAGCATTACAAAAGCTTCAGAAATGTACTGGAGACTGAGCCACCCATTTTTGGAAGTGTCTCCTTCGAGGAGGACTGAGGTTCAGAGGAAGCAGTGAACCGGCACTGACCCTCCCTATGCTGTACCTTTTGAGAGAGGCCTGCAGTCTCCACGGATGTCAATACAGCACCTTTCATGAACACGTAAAACCCTTAAAAGAGAAAAGCGATACTAAATCCTTTCAtatctccttttgttttcatgtcCTTCGGTACTGCAAAGCATTAATCTAGTCCTCCATGCTGACAAGAGGTCTGCCCTGTTTCTGGGGCTATTTGTGCTCCAACAACACAAAATGCCACGTGGTGCCACCGGAAACCAGTTTTCCTCAAAGTCGAAGAAACAAATTCAACAATTTGTAGGCTAGTTCGGGGAAATATTGCAGCTTCGGAGTTTTACCGTACCTTGCCTTCTGCTTTTCATACGACTTAATGTGATTGTACCACCGGAGAGCATGGAACAACTCTGCAGGCGGCGGGCCAGCGATCGCTTCGAAGACTGCTATGTCAGCCTGGGAAGGGACGTACCTGCGGAGAACGAGCCAGATTACCGCCCTCGCTCAAGGAACACGtggagcggcggcggccgccgAGCAGCGCCGCCCGTGCAGCTGCCGGGGGGACTCGGGCCCTCCCGCGTCCCCACCGCTTGGCTCCGCCAGGCCCGACTCATGTTCCCCGCATCCCGGCACCCCCTCCGCCGCCTCTCACCCCTCGATGTAGCTCTTGTCGGCCAGGAAGTCATTGAGGACGCGGAGGCCCGCGGCGGACTTCAGGTCCCCGAAGCCCATGGCGGCGGCGCGCGGCCCACACGCTGCGCCCGCCCCGACCGCCACCGCCGCGGGAAAGGGCCTCGGCGCGCCTGCGCCGGCCTTATATAGGGCTGGTATCCCTCCGCGGTGCTGCACGTAGATGTATTCCTCCGCGAGAGCGAGCCGCGAGGTAGCTCCTCAAGGGTCGACTGCTGCAGCGCAGGGCGGACAGCGGACGGGACACCAGGGGTGCGGGAAGGGGTCGAAGTAATAAACGTGAGGCTGACTATAAACCCTAGGAAGGTTTGCGGCGTCGCACGGACTTTGTAACATTGTACTGTCgccacacccagccctgctggccaaGCGGAAGTTGCCGGAGTTGAGCGAAGAAAGAGGCGGAAGGGGACGGAAACTGCCGAGGGAGGCCAGTGCGTATGACGGTGGCCGAAAAGGCTCTGGGCTAGTGGCGGAAATTACGCGCGTCATCGTTCGCTTTTAGCTTGCCGGAAATACCCGAAGCTGTTCGCTCCGGAGGTTGCCGAGCGCGGACTGCCCTTTACGGAGATTGCCGAAGAAGGCGCCGGAGACAGCCGAAGGAGGCTGAGGTCAGCGGCGGAAAGGCCCGAGGCCGCCGCCGCAGAGACCGAGGCGGAGCGCAGCCGtcccgcggcgccgccgcccgTCCCGCGCCAGGTAACGGCGGTGCCGCCGCGGGCGGCTCGGTGCGCGCGGGTGCCGCTGCTccgggcgccgccgccgccgccactcCCGGTGTCCTTGACGGGCCGggcggcgggccgggggctgcccggcgggcggcggcgcctCCAAGGTGACCCCCGCGCCGGGAGCGCTGTCGCCCGCCGTGCCCTCGGCCCCGGGAACGGCGGCACTGGGCCCGCCGCCGCCGAGCCGCGCTGTCCGGCCCGTGGgggagcggggcccggccggCGCTCCGCTGCAGGCGGAGAGGCCGCTCAGTGACACCTTATGTGTGGTGTATAGATTGGTAGAGAATCGTATCTTGCGTTTGGAGGAGTAACTCACTGTCCCGTAGCTGTACATATAGGTGTTCCTATATGACCATATGTGCTCCTGTGCAACTGGGGTAGAAGTTTTTACTCGGCCGGTTTAAAACTCGCCAGCAAACATCTGACCTGATAACAACAGCGTTGTTTTCTCTCTCACCAAAGCATCATGTTCCGGCTGCTTGCTGTCCCCAGGACCTTAGCTGGGGTCACCCAGTCCTCCAGAGTATGTGGTAAGTGTCTGTAGCTTATATCTGGGTCTCTGGTGATAAATGTATGTGCAGTTCGTTTATTGAAGGGCACATAGGCACGCGTGCTTTTCAGGCTAAGGGATTCTGTGTTGCACTCTTGGTAGAATTGGGATTCTGACAGCACTCTATAAAGAAAATCAGAAGTGGGGGGGTCTGATGGTTTCCATCTAGCAGTAAGTGaaagttgtttttgttttctcttccgTGTCCTCAAGGGCGTGCAACTGCAACAGCAGCCAGCAACCAAATAGAGGTGTTTGTGGATGGCCATCCTGTACTGGTGAACCCCGGAACCACTGTCCTGCAGGTCTGGGGAATGGCATTCTCAATTTTCTGCAACTTCCCATCTTGCTTCTTGGCAGCATTTTCTGTTCCATACAGCAAAAAGCCGCCTGTCTTtacattgtttcttgcaattctTTAGGGGTATTTTGACTGACTGTGATGCAATTTCAAGTGACAGAAATCCTTGGAGGAATTCAGtgtttgaaaaaggaaaatatgccATGGTTGCTTGAAAGAAGATGCATGCAGCATCAATCCCAGCTGCAAAACTTTATTAATGCAATAACAGACTTCAATAAATTCTGGTTGAACTTCTGTCTCTGAACACTAAGTGACGTTGTAGTCTTTCAGAACCTGTACATTTTGTATCTTATTACAATGTGTCTTGGGTAAATGAGGGATTGTCTACTTTTAGTTATTAGCTGTTATGATCCAGAATGCTCGTCCTTAGCTGCTTTTATTATTCTTCGTGTGGGAAGTAAGGGAACCTGGATCTCCCAGCCTGTACCTCAGTACGTTGTTACTTTTCAGGCTAAAATTTCAAGTAAAGCTTTCTTTAAGAAGCCATTAAATGAAGATGTGGTATAATGGGTTAGAGCATTAAAATACACAATACAGTGGTATTTCTTCTGGCAGGCATAGCTATAATGCTGTTGCACAGATCCCATTAGCTGTCTTCATCTGGTCTCAAAATCAGTTGGCTCTGTCCCCCGTCTCTTCTTCTGTCACGTTGTCTTTGAGTTTAGGGTCTGTTGAAGATTGGCTGTGCTGGAGTACCTTTATACAGAGGATCTGTGTTGTTGCATTATCAGAAATCATTATGATTATGGTGctctttttatgtttttcaatttttattttgatgcaCTTTTCTGTAAAGAATGTATGTGTTCTTAAAATGTAATTTGTATTGCTAGTGCCCTGTTGCAGAGAATTCTCTCTATTATTGGAGGAAAGAATGAAACAGAGGTCAGTTAGTTTTTCTAACCTTTCTAAAGGTTAGAAAAACTATATTTGTAGTTGATATCCTgacatttttttgctttgtcacaattttttatttatggtCACTTCTTAAGATGAAAGGTCAAGTGCACTCTGTTCTTGAGCACTGACAGTGTTACTCTTTGAGAAGCTGTATAGTGTTTTCTGAGATGGAACTGAAAAGTCTAACTTagatttaattttcctttgtttcttattttttggTAGGCCTGTGAAAAGGCTGGAGTTCAGATCCCTCGTTTCTGTTACCATGATCGTCTCTCTGTTGCTGGAAACTGTAGGATGTGTCTTGTGGAAATAGAGAAAGCTCCAAAGGTATTGTTTGTGTTTCATAGGAAATTGCAATATGGAATATGCAATGCAGAGCTCAGTAGGAATTTTTTGCTGTGCTTGGGCCTAGTTTAAATCTTGTAAGTAATTGTTGTCATTATCTTGGACATGAGCATTTGATAGGTGTGTGTTTGCTGTTAGATGCATTTCATGCTTTGTAGTTCAAGCTTCAGCCACACATTTTTAGCTGAAACTACATAAATAATAAACCTCAGTGTATTAATTTAGTTGTAGGATTAGTACATGCAGGTTCATTCTAAGTAAAGATTGCAGTTAGTTAGTAGTTTATATTTTCACTGTTGTGAAATAGTTGATTTCAGGAGTGAACACTTTCTTGAGCAGTGCTAAGAAATCTATGCACATTCTTTTGGAGTTCAGTCTTGGATTACACATTTATACTCACTCATAAAATTTTTTAACTCACCCCAACTTCAATTCCATAGTTTGAGCTTTGTGTCCCTGGATATGTTGGGTTATCACTAAAGGTGGAAGTCATTATGTGATTGAAAAGTAAGAGGGATTTATTTACAGAGTGGGAGGTTTTGTTACTCTTGCAGTAATCTGGAGAAGAATTTTATTCCAAGACTTTATACAGGCTTTGTGTAAATAAATGTCTTGTAAATGATTCTTATTCTGAATTTCAGTTCTAGAGGTTTTCTAGATGTCTGCTGAAGCTCTTTCATTTGCATTGTATCTATTACAACTGATATTCTTAATGCTGCAATTGCTCAAATGGGGACTGGAAATTGTAGAATTTTATCTTTTGAATAAATCATAACTCATTTTACCTTTTTATATAGCAGATTATTAATAAATATGGCTTCTAGTGACTTTATCAGTtagactctttttttttttccatgcagacctctttatttctatttatttataacaGATAGCTATGTTAGAATTGTGGGGGGAGGAGATGGGGGTTTGTGCCCATGCTGAGAAGAAATATATTGTGTTCATGCTTGCTTTTTATGGTGATTGCAGCCAGTTGCTGCTTGTGCCATGCCAGTTATGAAGGGCTGGAATATACTGACAAACTCTGAGAAGTCCCGGAAAGCAAGGTACCTTTCTTTTAGCCTCCTTTGACTGATTAGTTGTACTATCTGCTATATGATGTTGACATTAACTTCATTCTCTGAACCTAACAGAGAGGGTGTAATGGAGTTTCTGCTGGCAAATCACCCACTGGACTGTCCTATCTGTGATCAGGGTGGAGAATGTGATCTGCAGGTACAACATCCAATTAAATTATGTAGACTTACATATGATGCTCTTATCTTAGGTGCAGTTGTGCTTTTCAGCAGCCTGGATATGTGTGTATTCTGTTGTCTGTTGTAGGACCAGTCAATGATGTTTGGCAGTGATAGGAGCAGATTTAGGGAGAGCAAACGTGCTGTGGAGGACAAGAACATCGGCCCCTTGGTGAAAACCATCATGACTCGGTGTATACAGTGCACTCGATGCATCAGGTAAAGTCCTTTACTTTCACTCAGGAGAGTACTAAACAGGCATACTTGTGACAGTTTCTTACTAGTGAAAGAAACTCCATGAGgggtattttaaaaagttattttctgattgtacttaaaaattttatttctgttagtGACTGATAGCTGGTTTCCTGGAGCTACCAGACAGGAAATAGAGAAAGATGGGCACTGCATGAAAGTGAAATCAGAGTTCTGCAAGGCAGAACTGGTCCTGTGGTGTTGGTGCCAGAAAGGATATGTGACTTCCTCAGCCACAGTTgtaagatttatttatttttgatagCCTCTGGTAGCTATATTTATGTTGTTCTGTAGCCCTGAGATGCTGTAGTGGCCAACTTGAGCCAGGTGGAAAACAGTACTATGTACCCAACTAGTTCTAGAAAGAACTTGTTACTTAGGACTAATCTTGGACTCAGTGTAGTACAGTGAGTATTGAACTGCTGTGGTTTTGATATACCTCCCCATAGTTTTTGTAGCCCTTTCTGAAGGAAATTCTGCAGATGGTCCTGTATGTGATGGTGCTGACAATGCACCTAAacaattgttttcttctttcaggtGTATGAACTAATGTTTTATCTTAAGAAAATGAGATGAGGGCTGAAAAATGTTGTGTTGCAGTTGTACATGCCAGACGTGTTTCTCCTTCTCTGTGCACCCACCAGGTTTGCCAGTGAGGTTGCAGGGGTAGATGACTTGGGAACAACCGGAAGAGGAAATGAAATGCAAGTTGGTACTTACGTTGAGAAAATGTTTATGTCTGAGTTATCAGGAAATATTATTGACATCTGCCCAGTTGGTGCTCTTACCTCCAAGCCATATGCCTTTACTGCACGCCCATGGGAGACAAGGTAGGTGTCTTTACTTCTGCTGAAGACACAGCTTTCTCTGTTTGTTGTACACTTTATCTTAGAATATGTCCATCTGTGATACCAAGGgttttctctggtttttattttttgcatttttgttgtaGACTTTTCCATAGACTGAATCTAACACAAATTTTGTTACTTACAGCTTATTTAAGAAAAGTAAGAACATTATAGTTTGCAGACTGTTCTTCCCTTAATTTTACCCTAAAATGTTTTGGACTTGTAGGTTGCGCTGATTGCTTAGTAAGAGATGCAtataaaggaaaacacaaattcaTTTGCTCACTAATTGTTGAggatattatttaaaatatcttgtGCAACTAAGCTCTTCAGCCTCAGAGCAGAAGAGCAGATCTCTGTGGGATTTTCTTAAGTAGTTGTCTAACCCTAAACAAGACCTGAAACACATTCAGGcgacagaatcacagaacattaAGGATTAGagtggaccttgaagatcatctagtcacatccacccctgccatgggcagggatgccctcactagatcaggttggtcaagactttatccagcctggcctcgaACATAGGAACAGGCTGGTTTGACCATCCCAGTGATACTCAAAATCCCGAGAGCTGTTGTAGGTAGtgtggaggagcaggggaaggcGCAGGAAGGCCTCTCCCCGCAGACGGCTCTCCGGGAAGGCGGAGGGTGTCGTTACCAGCCGTGTCCGCTGGACGGCGCCCGAAGCGCGGAGCGGCGGCGGTGCTGAGGCGAGCCCCGGCTCGGTCCCTCCAGCAGCGATTCCGTCCTGTCATAGACCAGTGGCACTCCGTGACAGAATGACATCCTGAACCCCCCTTCAAGAGGTGATAAACAGCAAACAAGGAGCACGTGTAGACAGCAGGGTGTTACATAACACAGCTCTGAGAACGTGCGCAGCGACTCTGAGAGCAGCACCTGTTAAACTAAATACAATGAGCGTTTATAACAAATCTGTTTTCACACACTCTGGTCAGATCTGTTGTTCTCTCAACAACAGATTGTTGAGGTAACAGCAGATTACCTCAACTCTTTGTGCCCCACACTGGATGCTTTAAAAGACTGTTGTGATTTAACTCAGCAGGCAGCAAAGTACCACATAGCCAGTTGCTCA
This genomic interval carries:
- the EEF1B2 gene encoding elongation factor 1-beta → MGFGDLKSAAGLRVLNDFLADKSYIEGYVPSQADIAVFEAIAGPPPAELFHALRWYNHIKSYEKQKASLPGVKKALGKYGPADVEDTTGAATDTKDDDDIDLFGSDDEEESEEAKKLREERLAQYESKKSKKPAVIAKSSILLDVKPWDDETDMAKLEECVRSIQADGLVWGSSKLVPVGYGIKKLQIQCVVEDDKVGTDMLEERITAFEDYVQSMDVAAFNKI